In Podospora pseudocomata strain CBS 415.72m chromosome 4, whole genome shotgun sequence, the genomic stretch GCAGAATGTCACTTTCCGACGTGCTGTAGTATGCCGATTTCCAGCCGCTCTTGGCTATGGTCTATTTCCTGTTTCTGAGCCTCGTCAGCGCTAGGACAAAGGTAGGTATTGCAGCATAATAGTTACAGCCGGTCCAATATCTCCGAGCCACGGACCAAACGACACTCGCACTCGTGCGATATTTAGTTCCAGGTTGTACTCGATGCCACATGGGGCTTGGAGTGACGGTGGAGTGTCGACAGCCCAGGCTGGCTGccgtggtgttttgttttgagACACCAATGACTCTGAGAAAAAAAGATCTAGAAGAAATCCTGGGCGATGAAACAGTTTGGATGACAGCACCGCATTCTTGTGTTGCTGTTTTGGGCATCGAGATGCAGGCTCGAGGAGTGGGCCGCCGCCCGCGCCTTACACCGCACAGCGCCAAGCCTTGTTCTTTTGACGGgattggcggaggagggggttggtgggtccAGCCTGCCGGGGGCTTGCTTGGGCTTGCATTGGTTCCTGGCTCAAGCTCGGACTGGGTACCAGGGTACTTGGCCCCAGCTCTTGCTGTCACAGATGACGGGACCTTTGCCTTGTGCCTTGCGATGCCATGCCTTGCCCAGAAACTCGACCACCTCCTGGCTGTCTGAAGAAGAAGTGCTTTCGCGAAGAATTGGCGAATGGCCAGAATCAATAAAACCTTGCCCCTCCAGGCCTCCACTATTCCCACTCCAACCAAGTCCCGACAACATCCAAACTTTCAACCTACAGCATCATCGactcctcctgctcttcaCTTCGGCACATGCGGTTGCAACAACAGCCCACCACGAGACATGACCTAGCCCCTTTTAGCCTTGCCTGACACCTCAGCTCCCCCCCCTGTATTCCTCATACCTAATATTTTCTTCGGTCTCGGCTTTGACCTTCCCAACCATTCGAACGTCGGGGTTGCAAaaagctgccgccgccgccaacatAACGTTTTTGCGGCTCCGACCCAATTCCTCACTCGACGACCTTTAACATCGACGACGCGATCCGAAAACCGAGAAGATGATCGTGTCGCGCAATGCCTACCGTCTCGTCGCTATCATCTACGGCTGCATAGTCATCTACATATCCGCGCCCTACCTCTACCGATTCGGGGACCATGTGAGACAGACGAACCCATTTTCGGGTCAGAAATGGATCGAGCAAGCCTTCGTCCCGACCGAAGCCGAGCTGGCATGCCTCAACGGCCAGTCTTCCTCGTTTgaacaccatcacaaccaccataCCACCGACGATTCCGAACCAATACCAAACATTGTTCACTTCAACTACGGGCTGAAGAACCCACTGTACAACCCGGGCGCAGGTCACTTTGATTTCCTCAGCTACCTCGCAGTCAGGTCAGCCATCGTATCTCTCAAACCGGACGCTGTATATCTTCACTATACCTACCTCTCCGAACCACCCTCGCCGGACCCCCACGCCGACCCATTAACCAATCCTTGGATTCGTCGGTTGTCAAAAGACATCACGTtaatccaccacccacccacctcctcatccgaccACTACGCTCACGTCTCGGACACATTGCGCCTCAAAGCCCTCCTGACAGACGGAGGCATCTACCTCGACATCGACGCCTTTGCCCTCCGTCCCTTTGACcacatcctcgccaacccctcGCCCCATGATGTAATCCTCGGCGCAGAAGGCGGAAACCGCTGGGGTCTCTGCAACgccgtcatcgccgcccGGCCCAACTCGACTTTCCTCACCAGGTGGCTAGAATCCTATAACAACACCGACCTCTCCAAGGAATGGAATTACCACTCTGTGATTCTGCCAAAGGAGCTCGCCGAGGAGCACCCAAGCGAGGTTTGCGCCCTGGCGCCCGATGCGTTTTTCTGGCCGACATGGACGTGGAGGCATATTGACTGGATGCATGAGAGGTTGgacaaggaaaaggcaaagtACTGGGAGGGCGAGATTGAGAGGCATGGGGGCAGCTTGTTTACGAACCAGCTGGCGTATCATGCCTGGAGTCAGATGGCCTGGGAGAGGTATTTGAGGGAGTTGACGCCCGAGGTGGTGCGGGGCAGGGATACGAGGTTTAatttgttgatgaggaggtttttggaggatgatttatgatggggttgaggagaTGTTTGTGTATATCATGAAACGGCgtttttggtcttttttgaGCGGTGAGCGATTTGGcaaaggaggaagaagagtaTTGTTAATggctgatgacgatgggaAGCGGCGGTGTTGGACATTGGGACAAAGGAGCATGGTAGCGGTTGGTTTTTTCTTCcgtttcttttctctttttgaaTCTTGATAAAGATACCCCAGGTTTATGTCGCGCGCCTATAAACCCTCTGAAGATTTTATATATAGTATGGCATTGAACTGTTTCGTTCGTTtatttggtctttttttttttttttttttgtttgttttttttttttgtttgttttttttttttttttttttttttttttgttttttttgttttttttgtttttttttgttttttggtaCATTTTGGAAGAGAGAGCACATATACACAAATGATAATGATATAATATTTTGACAAAGAAGGAACAAGTAGGTCGAGGCTTGTGCCAAGATAGGAGTGTTTCTTGTTCCTGACCCCTATTGGAGTGATGGCAAAACTTGGGTAGGCTTGAGGTTTGGTTCTGCATGGTACTTGTGTGGGTTGATGAGTAGGTAGGGTACAAGTCCGAGAAAATATCCGTATGATCAAATCGGCCGAAGGTACGGGCGATTGGCGGTTTCTTTTCTGGGTATTATCTAATTACAGGAtttgatctttttttttatatgAGATCTTGGCCTCCTTTATATTAcatctcctcgtccatgCCCCCCATCCCTTGCTTCAACACCAGaaactcctcgccatcgcTTTTCaacgagaaaaagaaaccaccATGCTCTCTCTCATGTACATCAAACATTAACACAATATTTACCTCTtaaccccccccaccctctaAGCCCACCAACTCCTTACCCACCCCAACGTCCCCAACCTCCTGCTCTTGTTTGGCTGCGTCAACCGGTTCAGGCAATAACTCGCATGGTTCCTCGTCCGGCTGCCATCGCACTCACACCGACACCCaatcccatcctccctctcttctcgAACTTCAAACGCCGGCCCCCCCAGGACTTCGCTCTGCGGTAACTGTCCTCCCGGAGCGTTGGCAGGACATTGGAAGTACCAATCATGCCTATACCCAATATCCTCAAAGTGGTGAACCTTGTGCGAATCAAGCAGCATCGCCAGCGCGAGCGAATGCACCGGTGCATCTCCCCACTGTTTTCTCATGATCAGCATCAAATTCTTTCCAAGTCggaaaaagggggttagggtactcaccctctcctcataaaacccccctctctcgTCCAACCTCTCAAACAAATCCTGATAAGCATTACTCCTGAAAAAGTCCAAACTCGCAATCTCGAAATTGCTCCAGTAATGGCACAAATTCCACCCGTCCCCACGCCCGTCCCTATGTCCCAACCCGCTCATCATTTTCCTGATCGGCCAAGGCAGCCAGCTCGGGCTCACCATCGCCTTCCACAGCTCGGTGGTCCGATaatcctgctcctccttccagTCAGCCACCGCCCGAAACAACCCCGGGCACGTCGCCGGCTCCTTAGGCAGCGCGACGGTAAACCCGTACACCTTTTCATGCTTGGCCATCTCCACAAACGGGTCGTACGTCAGCGCGCAGTAGAATTCCACGTCCGGTTCAATCCGCCAGTACCATTTGTACTCCCTCAGCGCCTTTAGCGTGTAAAACTTGCCCGAATAAAACCTGCACATGTGGTGGTATGATTCCAGCCCACCATACAACACCCCCTGTTGGCCCTGCCTGTTGATCGCCTCTCGAGCGCGGTCTTGGTTTATATTCGCGGGGAAGCCCCATTCTTCCTTGGGTATGACCTCGAACTTTGCGCCGCCCGAGACGGTCTCGTTCATGGTTGAGACAAATTCCGGGTCCCAGTCCTCGTCgttgaggaagacgatgGGGTAGTGGAACCAGCGGTTGAAGTGTTTTTCTATCGAGATAACGGTGCGAAGGGCTTTTTCAACTTCGTGGTTGCGGGCGAGCATTACTATTGCTGCGGCTTCGCGGGGCGCCgagggggagaggtcggGTTCTTGGCATGAGGTGTAAAAGGGGACGTCGAGGTCGcgggcggggtggtggatggtgtaATAGGAGTTGTGGAGGTAGACttcggtgaggagggcgaggaggaggagggtgagggggatgcGGTAGGGGTGGAGGCGGGTTAGGAGGGTGCGGAGGGGGCCGCGGGGGCGTGTTAATGGGGGGAAGAGCATTTTGATGGGTCAGGAGGTTGGGATTTGAggatttttttggggggattttttttttctagtTTTGTTGTGAGGGAACTGTCGTCGTTgtagttgtcgtcgtcgtcgtcgtcgtcgggagGAGTGGTATATAATCGTAATTGGCGGTCACCCGGTAGCGAAGGGGTATATATCGATCTGCCGAGAACTGGCGGAGAGTGACAGAGAGAGGGAACGACAAGACAGAAAAGAACACTGAGGACCAGCTCTGGAAAGCTATCGCGAGATGCTCATCTGGCGCTCCATGGCCGCGCGCCTTTGTGATTGCTCAactggaaaagaaaacaaatgTTGTACCTGGTCCCCGTCGTTTACCCTCTGGAGCCACTTCATAATTTACCCATCTAGCATAGGCCAGTCCAGACCAGCCACAAGGGTCCATCCAAAGCTTCTGTGGCCCGTGCTTCCACATGAGCTTAGCATTCTCTCGGCTAGTTCAGGAAGGGAATAGCGCTGTCTCTCCCCGACAAGGGGATCCGCTGCTGCAGATGTTTCGGCTGATGCCAAGACACCGGCCAAGGAAGAGAGTGGCGTACCCGGCGGCAGTGCAAGGGAAATGCCCCAATTGCCAAATGTTGAAAAGAAGAGAGTGCCGGTTTTCCAGATGTTGGTTCTTTGTGGAGAAAGAACGGCTACGCGTCGTGCCCAACGTGTAACCACAACTGGGGGGATGATCGGATGTCGGAAAGTGATGCCAATTCTTCTTACGAGATCCTCCATTGGGCAGGCctggctgggtggtggtggccaagCGGTGTGATGCGCCCAAGTTACTATATAGTCCATCTCGTCCGCCTTGTGCTTCCCTCACCTTCAAAACCGACTCAGCTGGCGATCAATTGGACAAGGCTATCCCCGTTGTACAGCCGCTGAAAAAAGACCCGTTTCCTTTTCCACCGCCGCATTTCCTCTTTCTCCCTTACCTCGACTCGATTTTATAAGagtctctttttttgttctgTAAATATTTTTGgcccccccccgccctcccatGTCCAACGACATGCCCTCGTTACTCTCCCTCACCCAGTAGAcacaaaagccaaaaaaaatgAAAGACCCCATCAACTACGACCACTGTCTCTACGACACCGACTCAGACGACCATGAAACCCACGAATTCCTCCGCCGCTCCAGCTgggacaaccaccaccgcaacctaACCCACCTCCACACCAAATacatcacccccaccaaaccctACCTCCTCAAAGCCCAACGtttcctctcccgcctccgcctcctccgccgaaCAGCCTGGCGCGCGACTCCCCgacccctcatcctcctcctcaaatccctcctcctcttcctcacctcgatcctcatcctcacccccatcTTTCTGCCGTCctacaacaaccccccaataCACtactcccaaaccctccacgCCTGCCGCGGCACTTCCCCCCGCGAAGGCTGCGCAAACCTCTTCAACGAGCAAGTCTTCATCGCCACAATCCTCTACGACAAAAACGGCAAGCTCGCCTCAGGCCCCTTCTCcgaccgcctcctccgcctcatccGCATCCTCGGCCCCGACAACGTGTTCCTGTCAATCTACGAAAACGACTCCGGCCCAAAGGGCAAAGCCGCGCTCGAGGAGCTCAAATCCCGTGTGCCCTGCAAACACGCCATCACATCCGACGACCACGTTTCCCTGGATAACTTCCccaccgtcctcctccccgacgGCACACCCCGAGTAAAGCGGGTCGCCTACCTAGCCGAACTTCGAAACCGGGCCCTGAGACCGCTGGATCAGAGGACAAAGGAGGATAGGATCAACGGGGTCAGAAAGTTTGACAAGGTTCTGTTTTTGAACGACATCGTTTTTGACCCCATTGACGCGGCGAATTTGCTGTTCGGGACGAATGTAGACAAGCAAACTGGACGGGCGGCCTATGTCGCCGCGTGCGCGATGGATTTCTGGTTCGGACATAGAATGTACGACATCTACGCCATGCGCGACGCGGACGGGTACGCGAGCTACCAGGCCATCTATCCCTTTtttggggagagagggagggggctgtCCCGGAAGGATGTTCTTGAGAGTAAGGATGCGGTGCGAGTGAAGAGTTGCTGGGGGGGCATGATGGCTATGCAGGGGAGGTATGTTCAgaatgtggaggaggaaaaacCAAGAGGAAAagcgtgggaggagggggtggtggcgggacATGCGATTGATCCGGGGAATCATACTcgtgctgatgctgctgtgaCGGGACCGGTGAGGTTCAGGCATGAGCCCGGGGCGTATTATGATGCGTGTGagtgttgtttgttttcggCGGATTTGACCGAGGCGGCGAAGAGGCAGGGGGATTTACCGGCTGGGGCGATGAAGGGGAGTGAGAGCGGGATTTATGTCAATCCTTATATTCGTGTGGCgtatgaggagggggtgtttAAGATGATTCATGTCGTGAGGGTGTGGGAGAAGCTGATCAGGATCATTTATGACCTTCAGACCAGGCTGTTTGAGCCGGTGGCGCAGAACCCTTGGAGGACGGTGCAGCCAGGGGAGACcttcgaggaggagatttGGAACGGAAAGGACTGGGAGGTTGTTACTCGCGTTGGGAGGCCGGGGTTGTTTTGCGGTGTGAGGGAGATGCAAGTCCTGCGcgttggggggaagagggcgggGAAGAGTGGGAATAACTGGGCGAATACAAGAATGCCGCCGGGGCAGAGGATGGAGTTTGCGACGTGGTGGGGAGAGATCTTGCCCGAGAGCTGGAGAAAGGATTATGAGGATACCCctgaggaggaaaaagacGAGTTTTTTTACAAGTTGTATTCTTGGGATAAATGATAGGGTGGCACACACgtgtacatacatacacGTGGCCGGTCACCCGCCGTGATGTGATTGATTGTGTGCAAGATCACacgagagcagcagcatttTTGGATATATATACACGGAGAGGGAAGTAACATTGGACGAATAACTTGCATATTATAGAGTACTATAGTTCATATGCCTTAGGTACATCACAGCATACAGCGGAGGATAGTGGGGGATTTACGACTTTATGTCGCTGGATATCCTGTTGGCTTGGTTTTTGGATGGTAAATAACAGTAATGAGAAACCACTTCTAGGTTGAAGATGTGTTACCTTGCGGCGGGAATCTAGTGAAGCGTGATATGGAACAAAAGTCCCTTGGTGACCTCAACACAGAGCTTATCATGGAGCACAGCTCCTTACCTACAATTCATCTTCTATATTTTTAATCGAGCCTTCTACTCCCTTCGATcatgtatatatatatccaCTTAGCTGACATCCATCTGCGCGCTACTGTCTCCTACATGTCTAGTTTACTGCACTTGATATCCCTTCAATCTactcttctcccccctcccccccacgaACGTCATTCTTGGCATCAATCTGGGGAACCCCTGTTGCAGATCGGGCCGGGCCTTGGCGTGCAGCTGCCATCCCATCTTCCATCTTCGACTTAATCTTTCATCCCCGCTCACGTCATTCATCAGATCAGACTCCCAAAACACTGCAACTGAGATGTTATATTTCATTGCTACTCACTCTTTTTACTGCTAAATGCGGAAAACCTCCCTCATGATGACAACGACTCAGTATTTACAAGCACTGAAAGTACCAATCATTAAGCTTCTGGCACGTCCATGGGGCCTCGCACTCCTTCGGTCCAGTCCAGTTGATCCCGCCGCACTGTCCCCACCTCTTCGCACGCTCAGTCGGTTGAGTGATGGGCGccgagctggtggtggtgaatctGGTGGaagtgctggtggtgttgattcTGGTCAAGGTGGAAGACGTGCTGGCAGTGGTAACCCTCGAAGAGGTAGAGACAGTCGTAGGCCTGACACTAGTAACCAACGTCGTGCTTGTAGTCGTAGGGATCACCACGGACGAAGTCGTCGGCACAGCACTCGTCGTCGTAGTAGCATCAcaccactcctcctcatcatcgtcgctatcctccccacctccgTTACCCGggtcaccaccctccacaaccccctttgCAAACATCACACCCCTCCCATTGGTGCCCACATAAACCTGCCCCTCCACACTGGCACTTCCCACAACCCTATTCGCACTGATAGCCCCAAATCCTTGCAGCCCCTGGATATCGACCCACGACTCTCCATTATCTGAGCTGGCATACAACCTCGGTCCATTCAAGCCGTAGCCGAAAGCATAAATATTCCACTTCGACCCTCCCTCACCGAGACCGAAGGCGAACTGCTccgtgttggtgatgctgccctctccaacctggGCGTAGTTGAGGCCGTAGTCAGTGCTGCGGAGGAGACCGATGTTGGTGGAAACCCAGACTTCACCAGCGACGACGGGGTGGGCGACCATATCTTTGATGGCCACGACAGTCATTGATGTGGTACTGCTTCTGGGGTCGACGGCTACTGTCAAGAACGTGGCGCCGCCGTCCAAGCTGCGGTAGAGGGTCCCTTCGAAGCCGGCGTAGAAGATGGAGTTGTTCCGCTTGTCGGCTGCGATGACGGCGCCCgaggggagggagtcgaCGGGCGTGAAGACGCCCTCGGCCGAGTCAGCCGAGGGGACGACAGAGCCGGGGTTGTAGGTGGTTGCGGTGGAGGTGTGGAAGCGGAGGACGCCGGCGTTGCCAGAGGACCAGAGGACGGTGGAGGCATCGGCCGAGTAGGCGAGGGTGCCGCTGTGGTCGGTGTTGCTGGCGCCGTAGTGGGGGGACCAGGTGAGGCCGCCGtcggtggagatggcgatCTGGGGAGAGCCAGGGGAGTTGCCCACGCGGACGACTTGGTTGGGCTTATTGCCGGCGTAGTCTGTTTACTTGTTAGTGAAGCTCCTGTATGGATGGTCTCTGCCACTTACCAACGTCAGTGGCACTGGTCCACATGGGGTTCATCCAGGGGGTCTGAGGAGAAGTCAAGAGATCGGCGGCCTCCTTAAAGGTAAAACCGTTGTTGTCACCAACAGCGGCGAGAAGCTCGGAACCGCCAGGGGCAGATGCAAGGCCAAGGACAGCCATCTCCTCGATACCGGCAGCAAGAGagtggatggtgatgttgcggGTGGTATCCCACTTGGTCAAATCGTGGCCACCGAAAAGGGTCAAACCAGTGCCGTACAGCCAGTGGTCGCTGTCATGGGGGTTGATCTCGAGGGCCTCAATCATCCATCCCAGGCGCTTGCTGTCCTGAGAGAGAAAGCCAGTGTTGATCCAGGGTGCTTTATCAGTCTGGAGGATTATTAGTCCGAGGCCAATGCGTTAAAAAAGGACGCATAAGCTCACATGAATGCTATAGTACAGGTTCATATCGGGATACCCAGCCCACTCCCAGAGAGGAGACCAGGTCTCACCAGAGTCGGTAGAACGGAAAAGTTGGGCGTCCGGCCACCAGGAGTTCAAGCTAGCCACGACAAGCGTGCCGGGCTTCTTCATGTCAAGACCCAAGCCGCCAAAGCCGTAGAAGAGATCACCGCCAGAGACGGGGGTGATGTCCTTCCAGGTGCTAGTGGTGAGGTCGTAGCGGTACACACCGCCAGAAGTACCATCATACGGACCAGCTCCGTCGCTGTAAGTGAAGTACAAAGCCTTCTCGGTTGGCTGAAGCTTGCACTTGTGAGGGAAGTATTTCGTAGGCTGGCCGGCGACCGGGGCCCAGGTGGCACCAGCATCGTCGGAAACATAGACGGAAGCAGTGATGTTGTCAGCAGTACCGACGAAGATGCGCGAGGTGGCGCCATTTCTGACGCTCGAGGTCGAATCGAAGGTGACAAAGGTGAGACCGATCTTGTCTCCGTTGTAACCATAGAGGTCGCTGGGGTCCACGATGTAGGATCCCGCGTTGGTGAAAGAGGTCACCTTGGAGAAGGTGGCACCACCGTCGGTACTCTTCCACAGACCATTTCCACTGCGAGCACCAAAGTAGATGATGTTGGAGTTGGCGGGATCGACAGCCAACCTCTCGCCCATACCACGGCCAGGCATGTTGCCGCCCACCTTGAAAGGCAGG encodes the following:
- a CDS encoding hypothetical protein (EggNog:ENOG503NWWJ; COG:G; CAZy:GT15); translation: MLFPPLTRPRGPLRTLLTRLHPYRIPLTLLLLALLTEVYLHNSYYTIHHPARDLDVPFYTSCQEPDLSPSAPREAAAIVMLARNHEVEKALRTVISIEKHFNRWFHYPIVFLNDEDWDPEFVSTMNETVSGGAKFEVIPKEEWGFPANINQDRAREAINRQGQQGVLYGGLESYHHMCRFYSGKFYTLKALREYKWYWRIEPDVEFYCALTYDPFVEMAKHEKVYGFTVALPKEPATCPGLFRAVADWKEEQDYRTTELWKAMVSPSWLPWPIRKMMSGLGHRDGRGDGWNLCHYWSNFEIASLDFFRSNAYQDLFERLDERGGFYEERVSTLTPFFRLGKNLMLIMRKQWGDAPVHSLALAMLLDSHKVHHFEDIGYRHDWYFQCPANAPGGQLPQSEVLGGPAFEVREEREDGIGCRCECDGSRTRNHASYCLNRLTQPNKSRRLGTLGWVRSWWA
- a CDS encoding hypothetical protein (EggNog:ENOG503P3GG; COG:I) yields the protein MIVSRNAYRLVAIIYGCIVIYISAPYLYRFGDHVRQTNPFSGQKWIEQAFVPTEAELACLNGQSSSFEHHHNHHTTDDSEPIPNIVHFNYGLKNPLYNPGAGHFDFLSYLAVRSAIVSLKPDAVYLHYTYLSEPPSPDPHADPLTNPWIRRLSKDITLIHHPPTSSSDHYAHVSDTLRLKALLTDGGIYLDIDAFALRPFDHILANPSPHDVILGAEGGNRWGLCNAVIAARPNSTFLTRWLESYNNTDLSKEWNYHSVILPKELAEEHPSEVCALAPDAFFWPTWTWRHIDWMHERLDKEKAKYWEGEIERHGGSLFTNQLAYHAWSQMAWERYLRELTPEVVRGRDTRFNLLMRRFLEDDL
- a CDS encoding hypothetical protein (EggNog:ENOG503NWGU; COG:I; CAZy:GT69) encodes the protein MKDPINYDHCLYDTDSDDHETHEFLRRSSWDNHHRNLTHLHTKYITPTKPYLLKAQRFLSRLRLLRRTAWRATPRPLILLLKSLLLFLTSILILTPIFLPSYNNPPIHYSQTLHACRGTSPREGCANLFNEQVFIATILYDKNGKLASGPFSDRLLRLIRILGPDNVFLSIYENDSGPKGKAALEELKSRVPCKHAITSDDHVSLDNFPTVLLPDGTPRVKRVAYLAELRNRALRPLDQRTKEDRINGVRKFDKVLFLNDIVFDPIDAANLLFGTNVDKQTGRAAYVAACAMDFWFGHRMYDIYAMRDADGYASYQAIYPFFGERGRGLSRKDVLESKDAVRVKSCWGGMMAMQGRYVQNVEEEKPRGKAWEEGVVAGHAIDPGNHTRADAAVTGPVRFRHEPGAYYDACECCLFSADLTEAAKRQGDLPAGAMKGSESGIYVNPYIRVAYEEGVFKMIHVVRVWEKLIRIIYDLQTRLFEPVAQNPWRTVQPGETFEEEIWNGKDWEVVTRVGRPGLFCGVREMQVLRVGGKRAGKSGNNWANTRMPPGQRMEFATWWGEILPESWRKDYEDTPEEEKDEFFYKLYSWDK
- the CEL74A gene encoding Xyloglucanase (EggNog:ENOG503NXB9; CAZy:GH74; COG:G), producing MKVSSLVHLLVAAVAAPAAAEFSWKNVNIGGGGGFVPGIVFHPTTPGVAYARTDIGGLYRLNPDDSWTPITDSLGTDERWGHWGIDAVALDPQEPNRVYAAVGMYTTNWDPNPGAIIRSDDKGATWVSTDLPFKVGGNMPGRGMGERLAVDPANSNIIYFGARSGNGLWKSTDGGATFSKVTSFTNAGSYIVDPSDLYGYNGDKIGLTFVTFDSTSSVRNGATSRIFVGTADNITASVYVSDDAGATWAPVAGQPTKYFPHKCKLQPTEKALYFTYSDGAGPYDGTSGGVYRYDLTTSTWKDITPVSGGDLFYGFGGLGLDMKKPGTLVVASLNSWWPDAQLFRSTDSGETWSPLWEWAGYPDMNLYYSIHTDKAPWINTGFLSQDSKRLGWMIEALEINPHDSDHWLYGTGLTLFGGHDLTKWDTTRNITIHSLAAGIEEMAVLGLASAPGGSELLAAVGDNNGFTFKEAADLLTSPQTPWMNPMWTSATDVDYAGNKPNQVVRVGNSPGSPQIAISTDGGLTWSPHYGASNTDHSGTLAYSADASTVLWSSGNAGVLRFHTSTATTYNPGSVVPSADSAEGVFTPVDSLPSGAVIAADKRNNSIFYAGFEGTLYRSLDGGATFLTVAVDPRSSTTSMTVVAIKDMVAHPVVAGEVWVSTNIGLLRSTDYGLNYAQVGEGSITNTEQFAFGLGEGGSKWNIYAFGYGLNGPRLYASSDNGESWVDIQGLQGFGAISANRVVGSASVEGQVYVGTNGRGVMFAKGVVEGGDPGNGGGEDSDDDEEEWCDATTTTSAVPTTSSVVIPTTTSTTLVTSVRPTTVSTSSRVTTASTSSTLTRINTTSTSTRFTTTSSAPITQPTERAKRWGQCGGINWTGPKECEAPWTCQKLNDWYFQCL